One stretch of Paenibacillus sp. FSL R5-0341 DNA includes these proteins:
- a CDS encoding PLP-dependent aminotransferase family protein — MQFHVAYSSYLNRKYTKMKALYHAIRDAIHEGNLIHGEKLPSTRELAATYHISRGTVNQVYDTLTAQGYIQSEHGRGTFVAYQLDLSNDSSTVKACNHHLSAWGNRIQQFEQQTTQRNAQTNAPTHDSRMDRNEVIDFSKYQPDLSKFPYDEWNNRLYAEIRQREHHLETTSAMVSSTGDPRLREAIAAYLRRMRGIQVDPDHIAVTAGSMQAIALLTQLLADPGDHVVTESPCYVGISKAILAAGAQLIEANLDGQGVVPQDWEARMLFVTPSRQFPTGEMLSLERRQTLLDWAHRHDAMIVEDDYDSEFRYRGMHVEPLKTLDKAGRVIYLGSFTKTLPFEVRLGFVVLPPTLADTFRKAQALYEPRPVNLIEQRALAAFMTSGQYERHLRRMNRLYSRKFDLLLKLLNKQLSTWFDWVENEAGLHVFGWWRGNVSTYEAFRASAKSQGVVYSEVSSSTSVGTKYGIYLSFAHLSDEQLQEGVSRLKNAVTASL, encoded by the coding sequence ATGCAATTTCATGTAGCTTACAGTTCATATTTGAACCGAAAATATACGAAGATGAAGGCTCTCTATCATGCCATTCGTGATGCTATTCATGAAGGTAATCTTATACATGGCGAGAAGTTACCCTCGACTAGAGAGTTAGCCGCGACGTATCACATTTCCAGAGGAACCGTGAATCAGGTCTATGATACGTTGACTGCTCAAGGTTACATTCAATCAGAGCATGGAAGAGGAACCTTTGTTGCGTATCAGTTGGATTTAAGCAATGATTCGTCCACCGTGAAAGCTTGTAACCATCACTTATCAGCCTGGGGAAATCGTATTCAGCAGTTTGAACAGCAGACAACTCAAAGAAATGCACAAACCAATGCTCCAACACATGATTCCAGAATGGATCGCAACGAAGTGATCGACTTTAGCAAATACCAACCTGATTTATCCAAATTCCCTTACGATGAATGGAATAATCGATTGTATGCAGAGATACGGCAGCGTGAGCATCACCTGGAAACAACCTCTGCGATGGTCAGTTCAACCGGGGATCCGAGATTGAGAGAAGCCATTGCTGCCTACCTTCGAAGAATGCGGGGAATTCAAGTCGATCCGGATCATATTGCAGTGACTGCAGGCTCCATGCAAGCTATAGCTCTTCTCACTCAATTACTTGCAGATCCTGGGGATCACGTCGTGACGGAAAGCCCTTGTTACGTCGGGATTTCTAAAGCCATTTTGGCTGCGGGTGCACAGTTGATTGAAGCCAATCTCGATGGTCAGGGCGTTGTGCCCCAAGACTGGGAAGCGCGTATGTTGTTTGTCACGCCGTCACGACAGTTTCCCACTGGCGAAATGCTCAGCCTTGAACGCAGACAAACCTTGCTGGACTGGGCACATCGTCATGATGCCATGATTGTCGAGGATGATTATGATAGTGAATTCCGATATCGCGGAATGCATGTTGAACCGTTGAAAACACTTGATAAAGCAGGACGTGTAATCTACCTGGGCAGCTTTACGAAAACCTTGCCTTTTGAAGTACGACTTGGTTTTGTGGTTCTTCCACCTACCTTGGCAGATACCTTTAGAAAGGCACAGGCATTATACGAGCCAAGACCCGTCAACCTGATCGAACAACGGGCATTAGCTGCATTCATGACAAGCGGTCAATATGAGCGTCATCTGCGCAGGATGAATCGATTATACAGTCGCAAATTCGATCTGTTACTCAAACTTTTGAACAAGCAACTTTCTACATGGTTTGATTGGGTGGAGAATGAAGCGGGTCTGCACGTGTTTGGCTGGTGGCGAGGTAATGTGTCCACGTATGAGGCCTTTCGGGCATCGGCTAAGTCACAAGGTGTGGTATACTCAGAAGTCAGCAGTTCAACGTCAGTTGGTACGAAGTATGGTATATATTTATCTTTTGCACATTTGTCAGATGAACAGTTACAAGAAGGCGTATCCAGATTGAAAAACGCCGTCACAGCCTCTTTATGA